One window of the Candidatus Chryseobacterium colombiense genome contains the following:
- the rny gene encoding ribonuclease Y, which translates to MTTTAIIIGVICLVIGAVIGIVFSKSSLNTKAKFIIDDAKKNAENLIEKANVQAESIKKEKNLQAKEKFLELKSQHDADIQVREKKMQEIEKRIKDKENKLNDELSKTGKLEKDLDKQIADYSKKTEILERKQQELDTATAKKVEILEKIANYTADEAKAELVETMRAEAKTRAQAHVQSIMEEAQLNAKSEARKIVIQTIQRIGTEQAIENSVSVFNIESDEVKGRIIGREGRNIRALEAVTGVEIIVDDTPEAILLSCFDPVRREIARLSLHRLVTDGRIHPARIEEVVEKTKKQIEEEIIEVGKRTIIDLGIHGLHPELIKIVGRMKYRSSYGQNLLQHSREVANIAATMAAELGLNVKLAKRAGLLHDIGKVPEQESELPHALLGMQWAEKYGENAEVVNAIGAHHDEVEMTSLLSPIIQVADAISGARPGARRQVLESYIQRLKDLESAALSFDGVSSAYAIQAGRELRVMVESGKVNDEVASQLSYDISEKIQNELTYPGQVKVTVIRETRAVNIAR; encoded by the coding sequence ATGACAACAACCGCTATTATTATAGGCGTGATTTGCTTAGTAATAGGTGCAGTGATAGGAATAGTTTTTTCCAAAAGCTCATTAAATACTAAAGCAAAATTTATCATAGATGATGCAAAGAAAAATGCCGAAAACCTTATAGAAAAAGCTAATGTACAAGCTGAATCCATAAAGAAAGAAAAGAACCTTCAGGCTAAAGAAAAGTTCTTGGAACTGAAGTCTCAGCATGACGCTGATATTCAAGTTCGTGAAAAGAAAATGCAGGAGATTGAAAAAAGAATTAAAGACAAAGAAAACAAGCTGAATGATGAGCTAAGCAAGACAGGAAAACTTGAAAAAGATCTGGATAAGCAGATTGCTGATTATTCTAAAAAAACAGAGATTTTAGAAAGAAAACAACAGGAACTGGATACAGCAACTGCCAAAAAAGTAGAGATTCTTGAAAAAATTGCGAACTATACAGCAGATGAAGCTAAAGCAGAATTGGTAGAAACCATGAGAGCTGAAGCGAAAACGAGAGCTCAGGCACATGTTCAGAGCATCATGGAAGAAGCTCAGTTGAATGCTAAAAGCGAAGCAAGAAAAATTGTTATCCAGACTATTCAGAGAATCGGAACAGAGCAGGCTATCGAAAACTCGGTATCTGTTTTCAATATCGAATCAGATGAAGTAAAAGGTAGAATTATCGGTAGAGAAGGTAGAAACATCCGTGCTTTGGAAGCCGTAACAGGCGTAGAAATTATTGTAGATGATACTCCTGAAGCTATTCTTCTTTCATGTTTTGACCCGGTAAGAAGAGAAATTGCAAGATTATCACTTCATAGATTGGTTACAGATGGCAGAATTCACCCTGCAAGAATTGAAGAAGTGGTGGAGAAAACCAAAAAACAAATTGAAGAAGAGATTATAGAAGTAGGTAAGAGAACGATTATTGATTTAGGTATTCACGGATTACACCCGGAATTGATCAAGATCGTTGGTAGAATGAAATACCGTTCTTCTTATGGTCAGAACTTATTACAGCACTCGAGAGAAGTTGCAAATATTGCTGCAACGATGGCTGCTGAATTGGGTTTAAATGTAAAATTAGCTAAAAGAGCAGGTCTATTGCACGATATTGGTAAAGTTCCTGAGCAGGAGTCTGAACTTCCTCACGCTTTATTAGGAATGCAATGGGCAGAAAAATATGGTGAAAATGCTGAAGTGGTAAATGCAATCGGAGCTCACCACGATGAAGTTGAAATGACTTCTTTATTGTCGCCGATCATTCAGGTAGCCGATGCTATTTCTGGAGCGAGACCGGGAGCAAGACGCCAGGTGTTGGAATCTTATATCCAGAGATTGAAAGACCTTGAATCTGCAGCACTAAGCTTTGATGGGGTTTCATCAGCATACGCTATTCAGGCAGGTAGAGAATTGAGAGTGATGGTAGAAAGCGGAAAAGTAAATGATGAAGTCGCTTCTCAATTATCTTATGACATTTCAGAAAAAATCCAGAACGAATTGACGTATCCTGGACAGGTAAAAGTAACAGTAATCAGAGAAACGAGAGCTGTGAATATTGCAAGATAA
- a CDS encoding MFS transporter yields MQELSLSSKLKYIFSIPVIIAALGYFVDIYDLLLFGIVRIPSLKALGLNPDVDGTFILNCQMVGLLLGGIFWGIFGDKKGRLSVLFGSILVYSLANIACGFLPYFPKEHLVYQYAALRFIAGIGLAGELGAGITLVSESLPKNLRAIGTSVVAGFGLMGAVVAQLTVELAGGWNISYIIGGILGILLLFLRISVSESGIYKNMEHASVSKGNFLSFFTNKDRLIRYLKCVAVGLPTWYCIGILAVLANQFAPELGIKDLNPGKAIMWAYVGISAGDLMSGFISHALKSRKMAIFYMLVFTIIGVAIMLFGNTNTETKYYIFCVWLGLGTGYWAMFVTLAAEQFGTNIRNTATTTVPNMVRGLVPVMIFIFDFFKKDFSVIMSAAILGIIVFGLAFYSSLTISETHGKDLEFTE; encoded by the coding sequence ATGCAAGAGCTTTCTTTGTCTTCAAAATTAAAGTACATCTTTTCTATTCCTGTGATTATTGCTGCTTTAGGCTACTTTGTAGATATCTACGACCTGCTTTTATTTGGAATTGTAAGAATTCCGAGTCTTAAAGCTTTAGGACTGAATCCGGATGTTGACGGAACCTTTATCCTTAACTGTCAGATGGTAGGTTTGCTTCTGGGAGGAATTTTCTGGGGAATTTTCGGAGATAAAAAAGGAAGACTGTCAGTTTTATTCGGATCAATTTTAGTGTATTCCTTGGCTAATATTGCCTGTGGATTTTTGCCTTATTTTCCAAAAGAGCATTTAGTCTATCAATATGCGGCTTTAAGGTTTATAGCAGGGATTGGGTTAGCCGGAGAGTTGGGAGCAGGAATTACATTGGTTTCTGAGAGTTTGCCAAAGAATTTAAGAGCAATCGGAACCTCTGTCGTGGCTGGTTTTGGATTAATGGGCGCTGTAGTGGCACAATTAACTGTAGAATTAGCTGGAGGTTGGAATATATCTTATATCATTGGAGGGATTTTAGGAATTCTGCTTTTGTTTTTAAGGATAAGTGTTTCCGAATCAGGGATTTATAAAAATATGGAACATGCATCTGTCTCTAAGGGAAATTTTCTTTCCTTTTTTACAAATAAAGATCGGCTGATACGATATTTGAAATGTGTTGCCGTAGGATTGCCAACATGGTATTGTATAGGGATTTTAGCGGTTTTAGCCAATCAGTTTGCTCCTGAATTGGGTATTAAAGATCTCAACCCCGGAAAAGCAATTATGTGGGCTTATGTGGGGATTTCTGCCGGTGATTTGATGAGCGGTTTTATTTCTCATGCGTTGAAGTCCAGAAAAATGGCTATTTTCTATATGCTGGTATTTACAATTATTGGTGTGGCCATCATGCTTTTCGGAAATACAAATACAGAAACAAAATATTATATTTTCTGTGTCTGGCTAGGATTAGGAACAGGGTATTGGGCCATGTTTGTAACGCTGGCTGCTGAGCAATTCGGAACCAATATAAGAAATACAGCAACGACTACAGTCCCCAATATGGTTCGAGGGCTAGTTCCTGTCATGATTTTTATTTTTGATTTTTTTAAGAAAGATTTTTCAGTGATTATGAGTGCTGCCATCTTAGGAATCATTGTATTTGGACTCGCTTTTTATTCCTCATTGACGATCTCAGAAACCCATGGGAAAGATTTGGAATTTACGGAATAA
- a CDS encoding putative sulfate exporter family transporter, with amino-acid sequence MKDFNLNEKSKKLIFIVWAVICLTPVISSPVALLLGFILAVGIGNPFEKSLHQYIHLLLQISIVGLGFGLKLNEALEAGKSGFILTVISIFTVMFLGYFIGKTLKLERPLSYLISVGTAICGGSAIAATSPIIKPNAKQISLALAIIFTLNSIALFIYPSIGHLLNLTQEQFGLWCAVGIHDTSSVVGAASKYGNEALKIATTVKLARALWIIPVSLVTMVIFKNKESKIKIPWFIGYFILAILLNTYFPFFDKLSSGITLIAKSGLNLTLFLIGSTLSIQTLKLIGFKPLILAIFLWGFISIGSLFVVLNFN; translated from the coding sequence ATGAAAGATTTCAATCTGAATGAAAAATCTAAAAAGCTTATTTTCATTGTATGGGCAGTAATCTGTTTAACTCCGGTCATTTCTTCCCCTGTTGCATTACTTTTGGGTTTTATTTTAGCCGTTGGTATAGGAAATCCTTTTGAGAAAAGCTTACATCAGTATATACATTTATTATTACAGATTTCAATTGTCGGATTAGGTTTCGGGTTAAAGCTGAATGAAGCATTAGAGGCTGGAAAATCAGGATTTATATTAACAGTTATCAGTATTTTCACTGTAATGTTCTTAGGATATTTTATTGGAAAAACCCTCAAGTTGGAAAGACCTTTATCCTATCTGATTTCAGTAGGAACAGCAATCTGCGGCGGAAGTGCAATTGCAGCTACTTCTCCGATTATTAAACCCAATGCAAAACAGATTTCATTGGCTTTAGCCATCATTTTTACTCTGAATTCCATTGCATTATTTATTTACCCTTCGATTGGGCACCTCTTAAACCTTACCCAAGAACAATTTGGCTTATGGTGCGCTGTTGGGATTCATGATACCAGCTCTGTAGTTGGAGCAGCAAGTAAATATGGAAATGAAGCTTTAAAAATTGCAACCACCGTAAAATTAGCCAGAGCTTTATGGATTATTCCAGTTTCTTTGGTCACGATGGTTATTTTTAAGAATAAAGAATCCAAAATTAAAATTCCGTGGTTTATCGGGTATTTTATTCTGGCTATTTTATTAAATACCTACTTCCCTTTTTTTGATAAGCTAAGTTCGGGAATTACACTAATCGCTAAATCAGGATTAAATCTGACTTTATTTTTGATAGGTTCTACTCTGTCTATCCAAACTTTAAAATTAATAGGTTTTAAACCATTGATTTTAGCCATTTTTCTTTGGGGCTTTATAAGTATAGGAAGTCTTTTTGTTGTTTTGAATTTTAACTAA
- a CDS encoding LysR family transcriptional regulator: MFDYRLKVFHTVASRSSFTKASEELNISQPAVTKHIKEIENQLNTKLFDRKGTSIQLTQSGQILFEYAEKIRNIYRDLEFEINQVNQQHKGKLIIGASTTVAQYILPEILAKFNSYYKDIKIELITHNTEIISELLKEGKIDLGIIEGESQSNYFDYQIFKADEIVLIAKANHSLANKTLNIKDLYHMELVFREPGSGSLEFIQNRLKEKGISLDELNIVMQLGSSESIKNYLLYSNSLAFLSISTVLNELKNNQLSIIDIKNFSIERNFHFILPKGEQSELIRIFLKFTTQL; the protein is encoded by the coding sequence ATGTTTGATTACAGATTAAAAGTTTTTCACACCGTAGCTTCCCGATCAAGCTTTACAAAGGCTTCGGAAGAGCTGAATATTTCCCAGCCTGCCGTAACCAAACATATTAAAGAAATCGAAAATCAGCTGAATACCAAATTATTTGACAGAAAAGGTACCAGTATTCAACTGACACAAAGTGGTCAAATTCTATTTGAATATGCTGAAAAAATCAGAAATATATATCGTGATCTGGAATTTGAAATCAATCAGGTGAACCAGCAACATAAAGGAAAGCTGATTATTGGAGCAAGCACCACTGTAGCTCAGTATATCTTACCGGAGATTTTAGCCAAGTTCAATTCATATTACAAAGACATTAAAATTGAACTGATTACGCACAATACGGAAATTATTTCTGAGCTTTTAAAGGAGGGAAAAATTGATCTGGGAATCATCGAAGGAGAGTCTCAATCGAATTATTTTGATTATCAAATATTTAAAGCTGATGAAATTGTTTTGATTGCCAAAGCCAATCATTCATTAGCCAATAAAACATTAAATATCAAAGATTTATACCATATGGAATTAGTTTTCAGAGAGCCCGGTTCAGGTTCTTTGGAATTCATTCAGAATCGTCTGAAAGAAAAAGGAATTTCCCTTGATGAATTGAATATCGTAATGCAATTGGGAAGCAGCGAAAGTATAAAAAACTACCTTTTATATTCAAATTCTTTAGCTTTTCTTTCTATAAGCACAGTTTTAAATGAACTAAAAAACAATCAACTCAGCATTATTGATATTAAAAACTTTAGTATTGAAAGAAATTTTCATTTTATTCTTCCAAAAGGTGAGCAGTCCGAATTAATCAGAATTTTCTTAAAATTTACCACTCAGCTCTGA
- a CDS encoding voltage-gated chloride channel family protein, giving the protein MSKNQRTFSSKTKFQLYFFFRKFPALPYILKWLCISLIIGALVGTASAGFLQSLEWATNFRENHIWLIAFLPVAGFLVGLLYYYFGKDVEAGNNLLLENIHAPKETIPFKMAPFVYLGTIITHFFGGSAGREGTALQMAGAIADQFTKPFKLDKNERKILIISAIAAGFGSVFGTPLAGAVFGLEVFLIGRIRYNALFPAFACAILADWVTNLWNVKHTHYNIDLIPKLEFLPILYAILAGIIFGICSATFSRMIHWASSVFKSNIKYPPFRPVIGGIIVAFAVFAIGTTRYIGLGIPTIVESFEKQLPFYDFALKMIFTIVTLSAGFKGGEVTPLFFIGATLGSALSLFIPLPFGLLAGMGFVAVFAGATNTPLACMLMGIELFGAECGIYVAIACVVSYLFSGNNSIYTKQKIGEAKNRRFDNLTDKDFSDL; this is encoded by the coding sequence ATGTCAAAAAATCAACGAACATTCAGCAGTAAAACAAAATTTCAACTTTACTTTTTTTTCAGAAAATTTCCGGCTTTACCCTATATTTTGAAATGGCTGTGTATAAGTCTTATCATTGGTGCATTGGTAGGAACTGCTTCAGCCGGATTTTTACAGTCGTTAGAATGGGCAACTAACTTCAGGGAAAATCATATATGGCTGATTGCATTTCTTCCTGTGGCGGGATTTTTGGTGGGACTTTTATATTATTATTTCGGAAAAGATGTGGAAGCAGGCAATAATTTATTACTTGAAAACATACATGCTCCAAAAGAGACTATTCCGTTTAAAATGGCTCCTTTTGTATACTTGGGAACAATAATCACTCACTTTTTCGGAGGTTCTGCAGGCCGTGAAGGAACTGCACTTCAAATGGCAGGCGCAATTGCTGATCAATTCACTAAACCATTTAAGCTCGACAAAAACGAACGAAAGATTTTAATTATTTCTGCAATCGCTGCAGGTTTTGGATCCGTCTTTGGAACTCCTTTAGCAGGAGCAGTTTTCGGACTTGAAGTTTTTTTGATCGGAAGAATTCGTTATAATGCTCTTTTTCCCGCATTTGCATGTGCAATTTTAGCGGACTGGGTAACAAATCTATGGAATGTAAAACACACCCACTATAATATAGATCTTATTCCCAAACTTGAATTTCTCCCCATTTTATATGCTATTCTGGCAGGAATTATTTTTGGAATCTGTTCTGCCACTTTCAGCAGAATGATTCATTGGGCTAGTTCGGTTTTTAAATCTAACATTAAATATCCCCCGTTTCGGCCTGTTATTGGCGGAATCATCGTTGCTTTCGCAGTTTTTGCAATAGGAACTACAAGATATATCGGTTTGGGAATTCCAACGATAGTAGAATCTTTTGAAAAGCAACTTCCATTTTATGATTTTGCTTTAAAAATGATATTTACTATCGTTACGCTTTCTGCAGGTTTTAAAGGAGGAGAAGTAACCCCGTTATTCTTTATTGGGGCTACTTTGGGAAGTGCTTTATCATTATTCATTCCGCTTCCGTTTGGTTTGTTGGCAGGAATGGGATTTGTGGCTGTTTTTGCAGGGGCGACCAATACTCCACTTGCCTGTATGCTGATGGGAATTGAGTTATTCGGAGCCGAGTGTGGAATCTATGTCGCTATTGCCTGCGTTGTCTCTTATTTATTCTCTGGAAACAACAGTATTTATACGAAACAAAAAATTGGAGAAGCCAAAAACAGAAGATTTGATAATCTTACTGATAAAGACTTTTCTGATTTATAA